A part of Olleya sp. Bg11-27 genomic DNA contains:
- a CDS encoding YHYH protein — MKTIFKILAGIAIGFLFGCNSQKKSTTHSHDGSEEHSHDVEPGVETIDDYYGSYDLEDSAFGTKTKVTVVGDTRVMVTNSLPNHETGTFPNPGNPNIIASQDITYEFPVTPKYTGKAQWMREPGVALNGIKFEPQTAEVVVCDTGENYRVEAIQDVIDLGLDFNHAHVQPTGAYHYHGTPTSMISKFDSGQDLVHIGFAHDGFPMYYSKSGQYKPSFKLLDGTRAGEDCTYDNPKQHMDISVGGHHDGTYGSDYEYVAGYGDLDECNGITVAGKYMYLVTSQFPYVGRCVMGEVEAEQQGPPNGQGDRPDSAQIIEQMDANKDGKLSLKEVKGPLKEDFSKIDANSNGFITKEELQKASKVGDQGPRREPSQGGRN; from the coding sequence ATGAAAACTATATTTAAAATATTAGCAGGCATAGCTATAGGCTTTTTGTTTGGATGTAATAGTCAAAAAAAGTCAACAACTCATAGTCATGATGGTTCAGAAGAGCATTCGCATGATGTAGAGCCCGGTGTTGAAACAATAGATGATTATTACGGAAGTTACGATCTAGAGGATAGTGCTTTTGGAACAAAAACTAAAGTAACAGTTGTTGGGGATACACGTGTTATGGTGACTAACTCATTACCAAACCATGAAACGGGAACCTTTCCAAATCCTGGAAATCCTAACATTATAGCATCGCAAGACATCACCTATGAATTTCCTGTAACACCAAAGTATACAGGGAAAGCACAATGGATGAGAGAGCCAGGAGTCGCTTTAAACGGAATTAAATTTGAACCTCAAACTGCTGAGGTCGTTGTTTGTGACACAGGAGAAAATTATCGTGTCGAGGCTATTCAAGATGTTATAGATCTTGGTTTAGATTTTAACCATGCACACGTACAACCTACCGGAGCGTATCATTATCATGGAACACCAACATCAATGATTTCTAAATTTGATAGTGGGCAAGATTTAGTTCATATTGGATTTGCACATGATGGTTTTCCTATGTACTATTCTAAAAGTGGACAATACAAACCAAGTTTTAAATTATTAGATGGGACAAGAGCAGGAGAAGATTGTACTTATGACAATCCAAAACAACATATGGATATTTCTGTTGGAGGGCATCATGACGGGACATATGGCTCAGATTACGAGTATGTCGCTGGTTATGGAGATTTAGATGAGTGTAATGGTATTACTGTAGCTGGCAAGTATATGTATTTAGTGACTAGCCAGTTTCCTTATGTTGGGCGTTGCGTTATGGGGGAAGTTGAAGCAGAACAACAAGGGCCACCAAACGGACAAGGTGATCGTCCTGATTCAGCTCAAATAATAGAACAAATGGATGCTAATAAGGATGGGAAACTTTCATTAAAGGAAGTTAAAGGGCCTTTAAAAGAAGACTTTTCTAAAATAGACGCCAATTCAAATGGTTTTATTACTAAAGAAGAGTTGCAAAAAGCGTCAAAAGTTGGAGATCAAGGACCGCGAAGAGAGCCTTCTCAAGGCGGAAGAAATTAA